A stretch of Dama dama isolate Ldn47 chromosome 22, ASM3311817v1, whole genome shotgun sequence DNA encodes these proteins:
- the LOC133043337 gene encoding histone H3-like centromeric protein A has protein sequence MGPRRSRKPETPRRRPASPAPAARRLAPSLGTSSRSPARRRYGILKEIRTLQKTTHLLLRKTPFCRLAREICRFHLFEDAYLLSLHAGRVTLFPKDVQLARRIRGIQEGLG, from the exons ATGGGCCCGCGCCGGAGCCGCAAGCCCGAAACACCAAGGAGGCGCCCCGCGAGCCCGGCTCCCGCCGCCCGCCGGCTGGCCCCGTCCTTAGGCACGTCCTCCCGTTCACCTGCTCGCCGGAGATACGGAATCCTGAAGGAGATCCGAACTCTTCAGAAGACCACACACCTGCTGTTAAGAAAGACCCCCTTCTGCCGCCTGGCAAGAGAAATATGT CGTTTTCATCTCTTCGAGGATGCCTATCTCCTCTCCTTACACGCCGGCCGCGTCACGCTCTTCCCAAAGGATGTGCAGCTGGCCCGGAGGATCCGAGGCATTCAGGAAGGGCTTGGCTGA